From a single Ignavibacteria bacterium genomic region:
- a CDS encoding NAD(P)-dependent oxidoreductase has product MNILVTGGLGAVGTALIPELEKRGHSVFVIDIDTHHFAQNYARIDVSEFRQLEQLWTGGGWERGYMNSPRKFDMVFHLAAEFGRWNGEDYYETLWKTNAIGTKNILKMQEKEGFKAVYFSTSEVYGDFKDVMVESVMDNYEVKQMNDYALTKWVNEQQVMNSAIMSGTESVRVRLFNSYGPGEYYSPYRSVICLFAYSALHNLPFTVYKDHFRTSIYIKDVVNALANISNNFNPGEVYNIGGTDYHNIETISSKILNYLGKDDSMVTYKESEILTTKQKKVDSSKAQKDLGLKVTVNLDQGIANTIQWMKKVYKQV; this is encoded by the coding sequence ATGAATATTCTTGTTACCGGTGGACTTGGAGCTGTTGGTACTGCCCTGATTCCTGAGTTGGAAAAAAGAGGCCACAGCGTTTTTGTTATTGATATTGATACACACCATTTCGCGCAAAATTATGCTCGTATAGATGTCAGCGAGTTCCGTCAGTTGGAACAGCTTTGGACTGGTGGTGGTTGGGAGAGAGGTTATATGAACTCTCCCCGAAAGTTTGATATGGTGTTTCATCTTGCTGCTGAGTTTGGCAGATGGAACGGCGAAGACTATTATGAAACCCTTTGGAAAACAAATGCCATTGGGACCAAAAATATTTTAAAAATGCAGGAAAAAGAGGGATTTAAGGCCGTTTATTTCAGTACATCTGAAGTCTATGGCGATTTCAAGGATGTTATGGTGGAATCGGTCATGGATAATTATGAAGTGAAGCAGATGAACGACTATGCTCTCACTAAATGGGTAAATGAGCAGCAGGTTATGAATTCCGCAATTATGTCAGGCACGGAAAGTGTAAGAGTCAGGCTGTTCAATTCCTACGGACCGGGTGAATATTACAGTCCCTACCGTTCAGTAATTTGTTTGTTCGCCTACAGTGCGCTGCACAATTTACCTTTCACAGTTTACAAAGATCATTTCAGAACAAGTATTTACATCAAAGATGTTGTGAATGCGCTCGCAAACATATCAAATAATTTCAACCCCGGAGAAGTGTACAACATCGGGGGTACCGATTATCACAATATCGAAACAATTTCATCAAAGATTCTGAACTACCTCGGCAAAGATGACAGTATGGTTACATACAAAGAATCGGAGATACTTACCACAAAGCAGAAAAAAGTTGATTCATCAAAAGCACAGAAAGACCTCGGTTTGAAAGTGACGGTGAATCTGGATCAGGGGATTGCCAACACCATTCAGTGGATGAAAAAGGTTTATAAGCAGGTCTGA
- the rplM gene encoding 50S ribosomal protein L13 yields MTPWYSTADVEKKWYVVDASGKVLGRLATEVASIIRGKKKPVFSPNADTGDFVVVINADKVVVTGKRAELKIYKHHSGYPGGLKTKLYNEMIKVKPEFVIEHAVRGMLPKTRLGKKIFHHLKVYRGAEHPHAAQKPEVISI; encoded by the coding sequence ATGACCCCATGGTACAGTACCGCTGATGTAGAAAAGAAGTGGTATGTCGTGGATGCTTCGGGTAAAGTGTTGGGCAGATTAGCCACCGAAGTAGCCAGTATCATACGGGGTAAAAAGAAGCCGGTATTCAGCCCGAATGCTGACACCGGAGATTTTGTCGTAGTAATCAATGCTGATAAAGTAGTCGTCACCGGCAAGAGAGCCGAGCTGAAGATTTACAAACATCACAGTGGTTACCCGGGTGGACTTAAAACCAAATTGTATAACGAGATGATAAAAGTAAAACCTGAATTCGTCATTGAGCATGCTGTTCGCGGAATGCTTCCTAAGACGAGATTAGGTAAGAAGATTTTTCATCATTTGAAGGTTTATCGTGGCGCTGAGCACCCGCACGCAGCCCAGAAACCTGAAGTAATCAGTATCTAA
- the rpsI gene encoding 30S ribosomal protein S9, with protein MSDTLFVGRRKTAVARVVLRPGQGKVIVNGRDLTVYFAQKTQQDDIAAPFEKLELTGRYDVIANVKGGGSAGQAEAIRLAISRALTAENEDYRSPLKQEGYLKRDPRMVERKKYGRPKARKRFQFSKR; from the coding sequence ATGTCAGACACTTTATTTGTTGGAAGAAGAAAAACCGCAGTTGCCCGTGTCGTTTTAAGACCCGGTCAGGGTAAGGTAATCGTCAATGGAAGGGATTTGACCGTTTACTTTGCACAGAAGACACAGCAGGACGATATTGCAGCCCCATTTGAGAAACTGGAGTTGACAGGGCGTTATGATGTAATTGCGAATGTAAAGGGTGGTGGCTCAGCCGGACAGGCAGAAGCAATCCGCCTTGCAATCTCAAGAGCTCTTACTGCAGAAAATGAAGATTACAGATCACCTTTGAAACAGGAAGGTTATCTGAAAAGAGATCCGAGAATGGTTGAAAGAAAGAAATACGGCAGACCAAAAGCCCGTAAAAGATTCCAGTTCTCGAAAAGATAA
- the rpsB gene encoding 30S ribosomal protein S2: MYDIELTQLIEAGAHFGHLTRRWNPKMKPYIFMEKNGIHIIDLNKTKKMITEAAVALGEVVAQGNKVLFIGTKKQAKNIIETEARNCGMNWVTERWLGGMLTNFSTIRKSVKRLQQIERQETDGTFEKITKKERLFLTREKDKLRKILEGVESMNKLPGAVFIVDVKKESIAVKEAKRLDIPVFAMVDTNCDPDLIDYVIPANDDAVKTIELVIKTMVEAAKEASVRAKEQKAEAAAESERVRKEQDKTEQDSK, translated from the coding sequence ATGTACGATATAGAGTTAACTCAACTGATCGAAGCGGGTGCGCATTTCGGTCACCTTACCCGCCGTTGGAACCCAAAGATGAAACCCTACATCTTTATGGAGAAAAACGGAATTCATATTATAGATCTTAACAAGACTAAAAAAATGATCACCGAGGCAGCGGTTGCTTTAGGTGAAGTGGTTGCTCAGGGCAACAAAGTCTTGTTTATTGGTACGAAGAAGCAAGCCAAAAACATAATCGAGACAGAAGCAAGAAACTGCGGAATGAACTGGGTTACCGAAAGATGGCTCGGCGGAATGCTTACCAATTTTTCAACAATTAGAAAAAGTGTAAAAAGACTCCAGCAGATCGAGAGACAGGAGACTGACGGTACTTTCGAGAAAATTACAAAGAAAGAGCGTCTCTTCCTTACTCGCGAAAAAGACAAGTTAAGAAAAATACTTGAAGGCGTCGAATCGATGAACAAGCTCCCTGGAGCAGTTTTCATTGTCGATGTAAAAAAAGAATCCATCGCAGTAAAAGAAGCCAAAAGGCTCGACATCCCCGTCTTCGCCATGGTTGATACAAATTGCGATCCTGATCTGATTGATTATGTTATCCCTGCTAACGACGATGCAGTAAAGACCATCGAACTTGTGATCAAGACAATGGTCGAAGCTGCCAAAGAAGCAAGCGTAAGAGCCAAGGAACAAAAAGCCGAAGCCGCTGCTGAATCTGAAAGAGTAAGGAAAGAACAGGATAAAACTGAGCAAGACTCAAAATAA
- a CDS encoding elongation factor Ts: MNITAAQVNELRGRTGAGILDCKKALVESEGDMDKAIDYLRKKGAAMAAKRADRSANEGRISAKVSEDKKYGVLVEVNCETDFVAKSDDFVAFSKQITDIAFSKKIKSSAELIESVPEVTDLLNELTAKIGEKLEVSRVASLETENGMIDFYIHYGDKLGALVRFDNVSGDAVTAFAHAAQDVAKQVAAMSPVAVSRDNVPADLIEKELEIYKEQFRKEGKPEDKIEFIAKNKLGKYFEEVALLEQSFFRDDKKTVGAFLDEVNKANGTKIVVDSFVRFNLGDSSK, from the coding sequence ATGAATATTACCGCAGCACAAGTAAATGAACTTAGAGGCAGGACTGGTGCCGGAATTCTTGACTGTAAAAAAGCCCTCGTTGAATCTGAAGGAGACATGGATAAAGCCATTGACTACCTGAGGAAAAAAGGTGCTGCCATGGCAGCCAAAAGAGCTGACAGAAGCGCCAACGAAGGAAGAATTTCAGCAAAAGTTTCTGAAGATAAAAAATATGGTGTTTTGGTAGAAGTAAACTGTGAAACAGACTTTGTTGCTAAATCTGATGATTTTGTGGCATTCTCAAAACAGATTACTGATATCGCATTTTCAAAGAAGATTAAAAGTTCTGCAGAATTGATCGAATCAGTTCCGGAAGTTACTGATTTGTTAAATGAACTTACTGCAAAAATTGGCGAAAAACTTGAAGTTTCCAGAGTAGCTTCTCTTGAGACAGAAAATGGCATGATCGACTTCTACATCCATTATGGAGACAAGTTGGGTGCCCTCGTCAGATTCGATAATGTATCTGGTGATGCTGTTACTGCGTTTGCACATGCCGCACAGGATGTTGCAAAACAGGTTGCAGCCATGAGTCCAGTTGCAGTGAGCAGAGACAATGTACCTGCTGACCTGATTGAGAAAGAGCTCGAGATTTACAAAGAGCAGTTCAGAAAAGAAGGAAAGCCGGAAGACAAGATCGAGTTTATTGCAAAGAACAAACTTGGCAAATACTTCGAAGAAGTTGCACTTCTCGAGCAGTCATTTTTCCGCGATGACAAAAAGACTGTCGGAGCATTTTTGGATGAAGTAAACAAAGCCAACGGCACAAAAATCGTTGTTGATTCTTTTGTAAGATTCAATCTCGGTGACAGCTCGAAATAG
- a CDS encoding UMP kinase yields the protein MSSAKYRRILLKLSGESLMGNKGFGIDPEMLKFFAEEIKTVHNIGVQVGIVIGGGNIFRGLAAEGQGIDRVTGDLMGMLATTINSLALQNAIEKAGVFSRLMTAIKMDEIAEPYIRRRAIRHLEKGRVVIFSAGTGHPYFSTDTAAALRAVEIEADVIIKGTRVDGVFDSDPEKNPEAKQFEGISYLDVMNKNLRVMDLTAISLCQENDLPLQVFNMNVTGNLLRVVMGENIGTFVNHTG from the coding sequence ATGTCATCAGCTAAATATCGCAGAATATTGCTTAAGTTGAGTGGTGAATCATTAATGGGCAACAAAGGATTCGGAATAGATCCCGAGATGCTCAAATTTTTTGCTGAAGAGATAAAAACTGTGCACAATATAGGTGTACAGGTAGGAATAGTCATAGGTGGAGGGAATATTTTCAGAGGACTTGCAGCCGAGGGCCAGGGAATCGACCGGGTTACCGGTGATTTGATGGGCATGCTTGCAACAACAATAAATTCACTCGCACTTCAGAATGCAATTGAAAAAGCGGGAGTGTTTTCCCGTTTAATGACGGCAATAAAAATGGATGAGATTGCGGAACCTTACATCAGACGAAGAGCTATCAGACACCTTGAGAAAGGGAGAGTCGTAATCTTCTCAGCCGGAACGGGACACCCGTATTTCAGCACTGATACCGCGGCAGCACTTCGGGCAGTTGAAATTGAAGCCGATGTAATTATCAAGGGAACCCGTGTGGATGGTGTGTTCGATTCCGACCCCGAAAAAAATCCTGAAGCGAAGCAATTTGAAGGAATCAGTTATCTTGATGTAATGAATAAAAATCTTCGAGTAATGGACCTTACTGCGATAAGTCTCTGTCAGGAGAACGATCTTCCCCTTCAGGTATTCAACATGAATGTCACAGGAAATTTATTGCGTGTTGTAATGGGAGAAAATATTGGTACATTTGTAAATCATACTGGTTAA
- the frr gene encoding ribosome recycling factor — translation MEQIIKEATLKMNKSIDAFRQELAKVRTGKATTAILDGIKVDYYGTPTPLKQVANVSVLDAHTLSISPWDRSSINAIDKAILQADLGLNPVNDGINIKVPIPPLTEERRKEFVKLVKKFGEEAKIAIRNIRRDANEHLKKKQKDDKLSEDLLKEAEQKVQKSTNDHITEIDQILVHKEKEIMEV, via the coding sequence ATGGAACAAATAATTAAAGAAGCCACGCTCAAGATGAACAAATCAATAGATGCGTTCAGACAGGAACTGGCAAAAGTTCGTACCGGAAAAGCTACCACAGCAATTCTTGACGGAATAAAAGTTGATTATTATGGAACACCGACCCCATTAAAGCAGGTTGCGAATGTAAGTGTACTGGACGCACACACACTTTCCATCTCCCCTTGGGACAGAAGTTCGATAAATGCAATTGATAAAGCAATACTTCAGGCAGATTTGGGGCTTAACCCGGTAAATGATGGTATAAACATCAAAGTTCCAATTCCTCCTCTCACCGAGGAGAGAAGAAAAGAGTTTGTAAAACTGGTTAAGAAGTTCGGCGAGGAAGCAAAAATTGCGATAAGGAACATTCGTCGTGATGCGAATGAACACCTTAAGAAAAAACAGAAAGACGACAAATTGTCGGAGGATCTGTTGAAGGAAGCTGAACAGAAGGTGCAGAAATCGACGAACGATCACATCACAGAAATTGATCAGATACTTGTACATAAAGAAAAAGAGATAATGGAAGTTTAA
- a CDS encoding BamA/TamA family outer membrane protein, producing MQFELQTIKFEGNNNIPSKVISSILKSKESPNNFFQFLNKFTSLGAPPVYIDFDLVDTDVKNIGALYNSRGFFKTKVDYYYSLDSASRSADLTYQIFEGPEAVLGKVKLHGLTEFPQRDFWEINDRVLVREGQPYSQDRVLESINGVLMYLKSQGYLLSNYDSTVVVKDTLIDRAYVDIFFQLGKKYYIDSVLVSTGGPGKSEVSEEMLKDLTGIKQGDIFDINKITQAQVRLYRTGLFSYVRIYPGMEGIRESSVPVKVDGNISMMNDLNPELIMNNIQNAFNFGVGLEYNRKNFFGGARRFTSRAQINYQDLFSLNIPRLFSLISLSDTVTTGAAEFRARVEQPYFLGQPIFASLELSSLIQKIKYLQGLTYKGKINFEFELPKYTFFNSMNLFYALEYNRLTVISEKLGNPYNDLMSAGFGGQLISSHVDDFIFPTEGSNYNLYIEEGNLLPYLFSMAFKGEYLSLLFLKSQATASYYFSLSSANDLIFGMKFSAGYIGTLSGDKNTVPYVKEFFVGGSNSVRGWSSRAFPPQKGIDNGLDENSIPGGRILTEGSFELRKRFNSLIGMAVFADWGNTWKEMSNVKISEVAVAAGFGFRFYTSIAAFRLDFGFKVYDPYDRTPIPERRFFDLMQFHFGIGEAF from the coding sequence ATGCAATTTGAATTACAGACGATCAAATTTGAGGGAAATAACAATATCCCGTCGAAAGTAATCTCCTCGATTTTAAAGTCGAAAGAATCTCCCAATAATTTTTTCCAGTTTCTTAATAAATTCACATCCCTTGGTGCACCACCTGTGTACATCGACTTTGATTTGGTAGATACAGATGTAAAAAACATCGGAGCATTGTATAATTCACGAGGTTTTTTTAAGACAAAGGTTGATTACTACTATTCCCTCGATTCTGCAAGCCGAAGTGCAGATCTGACTTATCAGATATTTGAAGGACCGGAAGCGGTGTTGGGGAAAGTAAAGCTGCACGGATTGACAGAATTTCCGCAGAGGGACTTCTGGGAGATTAATGACAGAGTACTTGTGAGAGAGGGGCAGCCATATTCACAGGACCGTGTTCTTGAATCGATAAATGGTGTTTTGATGTATCTCAAATCGCAGGGGTATCTGCTCTCCAATTATGACAGTACTGTTGTCGTAAAAGACACTCTTATCGACAGGGCTTATGTGGATATCTTTTTCCAACTCGGGAAAAAATATTATATCGATTCTGTGCTTGTTTCTACCGGCGGACCTGGGAAAAGTGAAGTGAGTGAAGAGATGCTCAAGGACCTGACGGGAATAAAGCAGGGTGATATTTTTGATATTAACAAAATAACCCAGGCTCAGGTGCGGCTTTACAGGACGGGTCTGTTCAGTTATGTAAGAATCTATCCCGGTATGGAAGGAATCCGGGAATCTTCAGTACCGGTTAAGGTCGATGGGAACATCTCCATGATGAACGACCTGAACCCCGAGCTGATAATGAACAACATTCAAAATGCATTTAACTTTGGTGTGGGCCTCGAGTATAACCGAAAGAACTTTTTTGGAGGTGCGCGGCGGTTTACTTCGAGGGCACAGATAAACTATCAGGATTTGTTCTCACTAAACATTCCAAGATTGTTCAGTCTGATATCGCTTTCCGACACCGTGACTACCGGAGCCGCCGAGTTCAGGGCACGGGTGGAACAACCCTACTTCCTGGGGCAGCCAATCTTTGCGAGCCTCGAACTTTCGAGTCTGATCCAAAAGATAAAATACCTTCAGGGTCTTACCTACAAGGGAAAAATAAATTTCGAGTTTGAGCTGCCAAAGTACACATTTTTCAACAGCATGAACCTCTTCTATGCACTCGAATATAACAGACTCACGGTAATCAGTGAAAAACTGGGAAATCCGTATAACGATCTTATGTCGGCAGGATTTGGCGGTCAGTTGATATCGAGTCATGTGGATGATTTTATTTTCCCGACCGAGGGGAGCAATTATAATCTTTATATTGAGGAAGGGAATCTTTTACCATACCTGTTTTCGATGGCATTCAAGGGTGAATATCTTTCGTTGCTGTTCCTGAAGTCGCAGGCTACAGCGAGTTACTATTTTTCTCTTTCATCAGCCAATGATCTGATTTTTGGAATGAAATTTTCAGCGGGTTATATCGGCACTTTGTCAGGGGATAAAAATACGGTGCCATATGTAAAGGAATTTTTTGTCGGGGGAAGCAACTCCGTAAGGGGATGGTCTTCCCGGGCATTTCCTCCGCAAAAAGGGATTGATAATGGGCTGGATGAGAACAGCATACCTGGCGGTAGGATACTGACGGAGGGATCGTTTGAACTTCGGAAAAGGTTCAACAGTCTTATCGGGATGGCGGTTTTTGCTGATTGGGGGAACACCTGGAAAGAGATGTCCAATGTAAAAATCAGTGAAGTGGCGGTTGCGGCAGGATTTGGCTTCCGTTTCTACACTTCCATTGCAGCATTCAGGCTCGATTTCGGTTTTAAGGTATATGATCCCTACGACCGTACTCCGATACCGGAGCGTAGATTTTTTGATCTGATGCAATTCCATTTTGGTATAGGCGAGGCGTTCTAA
- a CDS encoding YicC family protein, translated as MILSMTGFGKALSTYKGYAFESEVKSLNSRYLEITIKLPSLLQNKEYEIREALKNLLRRGKIYISLSIRPEENENETFFLNESKLKELLGVFGRIKSDYGVAGEVKLDHIINFRDIFTPELDELDDDHIEHLKLVVIEAVKQLNQMREAEGGALAKDLSERIRLIDGYLADVEKDYSGKVAEYFSELKRRVIEITENSNINPDRIEYEIAMIADKADITEECVRLRSHLNFFLETLEKENEAGKKLNFICQEMHREANTLASKSLSTEAIHKSVQIRDEIERIREQVQNIE; from the coding sequence ATGATCCTAAGCATGACAGGTTTCGGCAAGGCACTTTCCACCTATAAAGGATATGCCTTTGAATCAGAAGTTAAAAGTCTGAACAGCCGCTACCTTGAAATCACAATAAAACTCCCCTCACTTCTGCAAAATAAAGAGTACGAGATCAGGGAAGCCCTGAAAAATCTTTTAAGGCGAGGAAAGATATACATCAGCCTTTCAATCAGGCCCGAAGAGAACGAAAATGAAACATTTTTTCTGAACGAAAGCAAGCTTAAAGAGCTTCTCGGAGTCTTCGGGAGAATAAAGAGCGATTATGGTGTTGCGGGGGAAGTGAAGCTCGATCATATCATCAACTTCAGAGATATCTTTACCCCTGAACTCGACGAGCTCGATGATGATCATATTGAGCATCTGAAACTTGTTGTAATCGAAGCTGTTAAACAATTGAACCAGATGAGGGAAGCAGAGGGCGGAGCACTCGCAAAAGACCTCTCCGAGCGGATCAGGCTCATAGATGGTTACCTCGCAGATGTGGAAAAGGATTACAGTGGAAAAGTTGCTGAGTACTTTAGTGAGTTGAAAAGGCGCGTAATCGAGATAACCGAAAACAGCAACATCAACCCTGACCGGATAGAGTATGAAATTGCGATGATAGCCGACAAAGCTGATATTACAGAAGAATGTGTAAGATTAAGAAGCCACCTGAACTTTTTCCTTGAAACTCTCGAGAAAGAGAATGAAGCAGGGAAGAAACTGAATTTTATATGTCAGGAAATGCACCGGGAAGCCAATACTTTGGCGTCCAAATCACTTTCCACCGAGGCTATTCACAAATCTGTTCAAATCCGTGATGAGATTGAGAGAATCAGAGAGCAGGTGCAAAATATTGAGTAG
- the gmk gene encoding guanylate kinase, whose amino-acid sequence MRLRESESRCKILSSDKVRGKIYVISAPSGTGKTTIIKRIKEIRPEIRFSISAATRNPRGIEVHGKDYYFLSKDDFMKKVKAGEFVEWEEVFGNYYGTLKSELVDTVEKGEDVILEIDVKGALNIKQQFPESVLVFLLPPSIEELVARLTGRNTEKQEELEKRIARAELEFSFREQFDHCVVNNDLEECVNEVLELISKPKTIGGNQ is encoded by the coding sequence ATGAGATTGAGAGAATCAGAGAGCAGGTGCAAAATATTGAGTAGCGATAAGGTGCGGGGCAAAATTTATGTTATTTCGGCACCGAGCGGGACGGGAAAAACCACAATAATAAAAAGAATCAAGGAAATCAGACCCGAGATTCGTTTTTCCATTTCTGCCGCAACCCGGAACCCCAGAGGGATTGAAGTTCACGGGAAAGACTACTACTTTCTGTCGAAAGATGATTTCATGAAGAAAGTGAAAGCCGGTGAATTTGTCGAGTGGGAAGAAGTGTTTGGCAACTACTATGGTACACTTAAGAGTGAACTTGTGGATACAGTCGAAAAAGGGGAGGATGTCATACTTGAGATCGATGTGAAAGGTGCTTTAAACATAAAGCAGCAATTTCCCGAATCTGTTCTTGTTTTTCTCCTTCCACCCAGCATCGAAGAGCTTGTCGCCCGTCTGACAGGGAGAAATACTGAAAAGCAGGAAGAACTTGAAAAGAGAATAGCAAGAGCGGAACTTGAATTTTCGTTCCGGGAGCAATTCGATCATTGTGTTGTAAACAATGATCTTGAAGAATGTGTAAATGAAGTTTTAGAGTTAATAAGTAAACCCAAAACCATTGGAGGTAACCAATAA
- a CDS encoding DNA-directed RNA polymerase subunit omega produces MGITPVDLREIDKNAANVYEAIVIAAKRARIINDAQRIEFKQMQSNLPENNSDDGEDLDNPDQMKISVEFEKRDKPHIQALNQLLESKIHAEYRDRG; encoded by the coding sequence ATGGGAATAACCCCGGTTGATCTTAGAGAGATCGATAAAAATGCAGCAAATGTCTATGAAGCCATAGTAATTGCGGCAAAACGCGCCCGTATCATAAACGATGCGCAGAGAATTGAATTTAAGCAGATGCAGAGCAATCTGCCTGAGAACAATTCTGACGATGGTGAAGATCTTGACAATCCCGATCAGATGAAGATTTCGGTGGAATTTGAGAAGAGGGACAAACCACATATTCAAGCCCTCAATCAACTTCTCGAAAGCAAAATTCACGCAGAATACAGAGACAGAGGATAA
- the coaBC gene encoding bifunctional phosphopantothenoylcysteine decarboxylase/phosphopantothenate--cysteine ligase CoaBC, with amino-acid sequence MKPLAGKKIILGVTGCIAAYKSCYLIRELIKTGAEVRVVITPSAAAFVSPLTLSTLSKNKVIRNIFPDDLNGNVEVDPWHIEYGIWADLMLIAPCSVNTLAKIAGGFADNALTTLVTARRSPLIICPAADHDMYEYEITQNNIDSLRKRGVFIVDAEHGELASGLVGLGRFPEIKKIVDAVYTVLSGRSKDLSGKKIVVTAGPTYEDIDPVRYIGNRSSGKMGYEIAKAAFQRGAQVTLVTGPSHEYVYPEIKTIKVRSAAEMSQAVKSVVSKESVLVMAAAVADFTPASVSDKKIKKETTGLDSIQLTETEDILSAVSKQARYVVGFALETDNEIVNAFSKMERKGLDSIVLNSLKDAGSGFEFDTNSVTILKKDGTTLQHPLQSKTEIAHLILDSISGEI; translated from the coding sequence ATAAAGCCACTTGCCGGCAAGAAAATAATTCTTGGGGTAACGGGTTGCATCGCAGCTTATAAATCATGTTATCTCATCCGAGAGCTGATTAAAACAGGAGCCGAGGTAAGAGTAGTAATCACTCCCTCGGCTGCTGCATTTGTATCCCCGCTGACCCTTTCCACACTTTCTAAAAACAAAGTTATCAGGAACATTTTTCCTGATGATCTTAATGGTAATGTTGAAGTGGACCCCTGGCATATTGAATATGGTATCTGGGCCGATTTGATGCTGATAGCACCCTGTTCAGTGAATACTCTGGCAAAGATCGCCGGAGGATTTGCAGATAACGCCCTAACCACTCTTGTAACAGCCCGCAGGTCGCCGTTGATTATTTGTCCCGCCGCAGATCATGACATGTATGAATATGAAATAACCCAAAACAACATTGATTCACTTCGTAAGAGGGGTGTTTTTATAGTCGATGCTGAGCACGGTGAACTTGCAAGCGGTCTTGTCGGGTTAGGTCGTTTCCCCGAAATAAAAAAAATTGTTGATGCCGTTTACACAGTTCTTTCCGGCAGAAGTAAAGACCTGAGCGGAAAAAAGATTGTTGTAACTGCCGGACCGACTTACGAAGATATCGATCCAGTGAGATACATAGGAAACCGTTCATCGGGGAAGATGGGGTATGAGATAGCCAAAGCAGCTTTTCAGAGAGGAGCTCAAGTAACTCTTGTCACCGGACCGTCGCATGAATATGTTTACCCCGAGATTAAAACCATAAAAGTCAGAAGTGCAGCGGAAATGTCGCAAGCGGTAAAAAGTGTGGTCTCAAAGGAGAGTGTTCTTGTGATGGCAGCAGCAGTTGCTGATTTCACACCTGCTTCAGTTTCCGATAAAAAAATCAAAAAGGAAACGACCGGACTTGACTCAATCCAGCTTACAGAGACCGAGGACATCCTCTCTGCCGTAAGCAAGCAAGCCCGATATGTTGTTGGCTTCGCGCTCGAAACTGATAACGAAATTGTGAATGCATTCTCTAAAATGGAGAGAAAAGGACTCGACTCAATTGTCCTTAATTCACTGAAAGATGCCGGCAGCGGATTTGAATTTGATACCAATTCAGTAACAATACTGAAGAAAGACGGTACAACTTTGCAACATCCGTTGCAGTCAAAAACGGAAATAGCCCATCTGATACTCGATTCCATTTCCGGCGAAATATGA
- a CDS encoding uracil-DNA glycosylase, giving the protein MNLKKEIIKSLELQKEQFGDDLYTTLNIPKFEDKTVEQPQAVFSKSHPIKPSVSAVTPSVAGNITPETIKNAVSLDDLRSKICECLKCPLGHTRKNFVFGEGNPNARVMVIGEGPGADEDAQGKPFVGRAGQLLTDILKAIKFNREEVFIANIVKCRPPANRTPFDSEIAECRPYLLKQIELIKPSFILCLGSTAVQSLLERKGTLGSFRKKVFDIHGAQMMVTFHPAALLRNPAWKRDTWEDVQLFRKLYDEKFS; this is encoded by the coding sequence ATGAATCTGAAAAAGGAAATCATTAAATCGCTCGAGTTGCAAAAAGAACAATTCGGCGATGATCTTTATACCACTCTGAACATTCCCAAATTTGAAGACAAAACAGTTGAGCAACCACAGGCTGTTTTTAGTAAATCTCATCCCATAAAACCCTCTGTTTCGGCTGTTACACCCTCTGTTGCGGGAAATATAACCCCTGAAACTATAAAAAACGCCGTTTCCCTTGATGATTTGAGGTCGAAAATATGCGAATGCTTGAAATGCCCTTTGGGTCACACCCGAAAGAATTTTGTGTTTGGGGAGGGAAATCCCAATGCCCGGGTAATGGTAATTGGAGAAGGACCCGGAGCTGATGAGGATGCCCAGGGTAAACCGTTTGTCGGACGGGCAGGGCAGCTTTTAACGGATATTCTAAAAGCAATAAAGTTCAACCGGGAAGAAGTTTTTATCGCGAACATCGTGAAGTGTCGTCCTCCCGCAAACAGAACGCCTTTCGACTCCGAGATTGCCGAGTGCAGACCCTACCTTCTTAAACAGATAGAACTTATTAAACCTTCCTTCATTCTTTGTCTTGGGAGCACTGCAGTGCAATCACTTCTTGAGAGAAAAGGTACACTGGGGAGTTTCAGAAAAAAGGTGTTCGACATCCATGGTGCCCAAATGATGGTGACTTTTCATCCTGCAGCACTTCTAAGAAATCCTGCCTGGAAAAGGGATACCTGGGAAGATGTACAGCTCTTCAGAAAATTATATGACGAAAAGTTCTCCTAG